CTGGATGAGCTCTTCGTGTTACATGGCTTCTTCGCGGACACGAACGACAACTGCATATATGATCCCGACGAAGAGATCGGCAGGGCGGCCGACGGAGCGCGTCCAAGCCGGCGGAGCCCGCCGCGCGTCCCCGGGGCCTATCTCAAGCTGAATTTCCGAGATCCTGACGGCCGCCCTGTAGGTGACAACACATTATACATAGAGGTCATCTATCCGTCTCCCCACGAGTACTTCAGCTACGCTTACCAGATCGAGGTCCCACAGGCGACGGGGGCCCTGGTATATCTGGAGTTACCGCCGGAATCCGTCCCTTGCTCCGTACACGTCCATCCGAAGAACGGCCGTCCAAGCACCGACCTCACCATGAGCAACGCCGACTACTGGCAAGCCGTGCGGACCTCAACCACCGGTTACGCTATCGAGCATACCTTCATCGTCGAGCACAAGGCTCTCATCTATTTGCCGCTCATCAGGAGGCATTCGGAATAAGGATGACGGAGGCGGGAGATTTACAGCCTCATCCTGAAGATCCGACCGTTCGCGCCGGCTCCCGTGGCGACAGGCCATCGGGATCGTTCACCCGGGCGCCGGGCGGCGCGGGCACCGGTCCCCGCAGCAACGGATCGTCGGTGGCGCGCATCCACCGCTCCAGCCGGCCGCGCATCTCCTCCAACACCCCCGCCAGGGCCGGATCATCGACCAGGTTGCGCGTCTCGTTGGGATCGAAGACCAGATCGTAAAGCTGCTCCGTCGCCACGGGCCGATCCCGCCAGCCGTGCTGTAACCATACGTCCTTGCTGGGGCCATCGTCGCAGTTGGGCAGCACCGGCCGATCGCGGCCGTCGAAGCGCCGGATGTACTTCCAACGCCGGGTGCGCACAGCCCGCTGCGGCTCGTACGCGGCGTGGTACGTCACCTCGGCGAAGATCTCCTCATGGATCTCGTCCGCCTCGCCGCGGATCAGCGGCAGCAGCGACTCCCCCTGCAGCCAGGGCGGCCGCTCAATCTCCAGCAGATCGCAGATCGTGGGGAAGATGTCGATGTGGGAGACCATGGCGTCGATCACCCGGCCGCCGGTGAAACCGCCGGGGCCGCGCATAATGAGCATGACGCCGATGCCGTGATCGGTCAGGTTGCACTTCATGCCTGGGAAGGCGATGCCGTGGTCCGTGGTGCAGATGACCAGCGTGTCCTCCGCCAGGCCGCTCTCCTCCAGTGCGTCCAGCACCGTGCCGATGCCCCAGTCCAGTACGCGGGCGCTGGCCTTGAACGCGGCCATGTCCCGCCGGGTCTCCGGCGTATCGGGCAGCGGATGGGGCGGCAGGCAGAAGCGCGGGTCCTCCTGTGGGCCGGGCTCGTGAAACTCGCGGTGGGTCTCGATGAAGCCCACGGAGAGGAAGAACGGCTGCGATGGACGGCTCTTCAGGAACGCCGCGGCCGCCGGGGCCACGTGCTCGGCCCGGTTGCTCTCCACGGGCACGATGCGATCGTAGCCGATGACACTGGCGTCCTGGGCCACGTGTTGGACGCCAATGAGCGTGGACGTGTACCCGGCCCCGCGCAGCGTGTGGACGATGTGCTGGTGGTAGTCGTGCAGCGAGAAGCCGCGATGGGCTAGGCCGATCATGCCGCTGCTGTGGGCAGACTGGCCGGTGAGCAGCGCCGCCCGGCTGGGTGAGCAGGTGGGCGCGGCGCAGAACGCCTGTCGGAAGAGGACGCCCTCCTCGGCCAGCCGCTGGATGTTGGGCGTGGGCACGGCGTGGCCGTACGGCTGCACGTACCGGCCAGTATCATGCGAGTGGATATACAGGATGTTGGGACGGCTCATGGATGTACCTCCGCAATGACGGATAACGAAGGATAAACGCTATCGCTGCAATGGGTAGCGGCGATTCATGAATCGCTGCTACCCATCTTCCAATCTACCGATCGCTACCTACCGGGTCTTCTCGATATATCGTACGTTCTCCACGTCTTTGAAATCGGCATCCTGGGTCCACAAAGTAGCATCATGTGCAAGCGCCGTCGCGAGCATCACGCTGTCGGCCATGGGCAGCTTCCTTTCCACCGATAACTTCGCCGCCATCAACGCCAGCTCGGCTGTTAGATCCACCACCTCCCCTTCCATCATCACGGCAATCGCCTGCAGCGCCGCGCCCTCTCCACGCTGTTGGAGAACCTTTTTGAATACCTCATACAGGCTAAGGGTGGGAACGATCAACTCTGAAGTCTTCTCGATCGCCGGGGCGAAAAACTCCGCGTTCGGCCCGTCCGCGAAGTACTCCAGCCAGCCGCTTGAATCCACAACATTCATAGCCGATCCGACTCCCGCTCGATGGAGGTGTCGATTCCCTTCAAGAAGCCGCGCGCTTCCTGGACAGGACGGATAGGGATCAACTCAATGCGATTATCGTACAGGAAAACTCTGATTTTCTGGCCGGGATGGAGACCGAGTGATTTGCGGATCCTATTGGGAATCACGATCTGAAATTTGGGTGAAATTTTCACAGTATCCATACCTATCCTCGCTCGATATCCTGATCGTAATACACCCTTATTATACCAGTTGCATAGGAGGAAGCCAATTGAGACATAATAGCGGCACGGTAGCGGCGATTCATGAATCGCCGCTACCGTTACCGCCGCTACCGCCTGCCGAGGACCGGGTGCAACTCGTTGCGGCCGTCTACGTACACGGCCACCCACTGGGCCAGCCGCTCGCCCAGCCGAGCGCAGGCAGCGATCTCCCGTTCCGCCCGGGGCTCGCCGGCCAGCACGGCGCCGTAGTGCAATGTGAACTGCTGGGCCACGTAGTCCGTCACGCCGAACACCAGGAAGCCGAAGTTCATGAGCACGGTCAGCAGCGATAGGCAGGTCAGCTCCGCGCCGCCGCCCCACCCGCCGGACGACGAGAAGGCGCAGGCGATCTTGCCATCCACCTTGCCCCATATCTCCCTCGCCGCCTCATCCCAGAACCGCTTCATCTTCCACGAGAGCACGCCCAGATTGGTCGGCGAACCCACGGCCAGACCATCACACCACCGGATGTCCTCCGGGGTCGCCTCGTCCACCGACTTCAGGCGCACCTCCATGCCCGGCACACCGCGGGCGCCTCGCGCCACATGCTCCGCCATCTTCGCCGTATGACCCGTCGCGCTGTCGTACAACACCAACACATTGCCCATCGTAGACTCACGCCTCCTCTTTCCTTCAGGATATCTCGTCCTCGTAACGCCTCATGGTCGCCAGCTCCCGAGGCAGATGCACCTCATAGGGCTCCCAGTCGATCCACTCCCCGCTCAGATAGCCATCATAAGAGATGGCCTTCAGCAGCTCCATCGCACGCCGAATGTCGATATCCCCCTCGCCGATGGGCCGGAGCTCCAGCCGATCCAGGCGGGCGGATCCGTCGTGGACGTGGACGTGCCGGATCCACGGGCGCAGGATCTGAAACGCCTGATCAACGGTCCTCCCGGCCTGCCGAACCGGATGCATCACGTCCCAGTTCACCGCGACGGCGGGATGATTCACCCGACGCATGACCTCGGCCACGTGATCCGGGTCGCACCAATCGTCGTGGGTCTCCAGGCAGACCACCACGCCCCGCTCCCGCGCGTGCCCGGCGACGGCGCGCAGGGACTCGGCCAGGAGATCGATCGCCTCCTCGCGGCTCACGCCCTCTGGAATGGCGCCGCCGAACACCCGGATGCGCGGGGCCCCGACGTCCGCCGCCAGGTCGATGCACCGCAACGTCTCGTCGACCTGCTCCCGCGCGGTCGCCGGGTCCGCGTATCGGCAGGAGGTGGCGATGCAGCAGATCTCGATGCCGCTGTCGATCGCCTTCTGCCGGGCCTCCCTCCGCCGGGTCGCGTCGGCGTCGAGCTCGATGCCGTGCGCATGCCCGGCGCTGATCCTCGGCTCGATGCCGTCGTAGCCATACCGCTTCGCCAGCGTCAGCATCTCATCCAGGCTCAACTGGGGACAGGAAAAGCTCATGAACGCGTACTTCATCTTCGGCCTCCCGGTCATTCGATCTCAACGGCTACGCCCCGCTCGGCCGAGGCGTAGATCGCGTCGGTGATCTTCTGTACGATCAGCGCCCGCTCCAGGCTCGTTTCGGGCTGCCGGCCCTCCCGGATCGCCGCGGCGAAGTCCTGCACCGGGCCGGCATGGGTCATGGCGTAGTCCTCATCGCCCTCCCAGATCGTCCTGGACACGACGCCATCCTCGGTCGTCGTATCATCGTGCACCACCGCCTTGCCCTGGCCCGGGGTCATCTGCAGCCGCAGCGAGCCCTTGGTGCCGACGACCCGCCAGGCCTCCTCGGTCTGGGCGGCCATGTACTCGCCGCGCTCCAGCGTGATGACGGTCCCGTCCTCACAACGGATGAACGCCGCGAAGTGGGTCTCCGCGTCGGAGCCCGGCGCCACGTGTGACTCGAACTGGGGCGGCACCGTCCAGGTCTGGGCCAACACCAGCCTCGGCCGGAGCGACCAGCCGGTGATGCCCAGCAGGTAGTCCAGATCGTAGCAGCCCCAGTTGGTCAGGATCCCCCCGCCGTTGAGCGAGCGATTCAGGCGCCAGGCCGGCGGCGTCATCTCGGGGGGCCTCCCGGCGGCCTTGACGGCCCGGCAGTGCAGCACGCGCAGATCCCCCAGGGCCCCGCTGGCGATCAGATCGGACGCCGCCCGGGCGGACGGGAGGAAGCGGAAGCGAGACGAGCAGCAGCCGGCGACCAGATCGCCACGGGCCCGGATCATCCGCTCCACCTCGCCCGCGTTCATGGCCACGGGCTTCTCGGTCAGCACGTGCTTGCCGGCGGCGAAGGCGCGCAGCGCCAGCTCGGTGCGATCGCGGGCGGGCAGCGCGAGCACCACCGCCTCCACCTGCGGGTCAGCGAACAGGTCGTCCGCATCGGTGTATACCGTCCCCACGCCGAATCGCTCGGCCGCCTCCCGGGCAGCTTGCTCGCGCAGGTCGGCGACGGCGACGACGTCGATCAGCGGCGAATCCGTGGCCATCTGCAGGTGCACGCGCCCGATCACGCCGCACCCGACCACGCCCAGCCTTACCGGTTCCATACCGACACCTCCCATCATGTTCCCCATCGGCACGACAGGGCAAGACACAAGACAAGTGGAGCAGGTCTCCTTACCCGCTCCCCGACAGGAGCGCAAGGCCTTGCACCCCATCCGCATCAACTGAACCCGTAGGGGCGACCCGGCGGGTCGCCCTTACTACCGATCGACAACCAGGAGAACAACGGCCGCTTGTAGCCCGCTTCCGGTCTATTCTCGAGGCGACACAAGCACGAGTAGAGTTCCTTGCCCGGGCGACGAAAGCAGCGACGGTAACTTCCACGCCGCCGCAGACGGAGCATGGGAGCTCCGCCTGCTGTTGGGAGGGCACGGCAGCCGCTCTCCTCCTATCTCAACCTGCTTCCATCCCCCCCACACGGAACGGAGCGTCACGCGACCCCGTTGCCGGTAAAGTATCGAGCGGCTACCTTCTGCAGGAAGCTCCGCCCCATAACCCGATACCCCTCCGCGTTCGGATGCAGTTCGTCCGGCAGGAGATGCTCATACCCCGGCCCCAGGATCTCCAGCCCGTTGACGTAGTGCAGATGACGGTCGCCGTGGGCCCGCAGGGTCTCCACCGCGGCCTCCACCTCCTCCCGCATGATTCTCAGGGTCATGTCGACCGCGTTGGGCGTGTCCTCCCGCGGCGGCGAATAGATGGGCGACATGACGACGAACGGCACGTCCGGATGCCGCTCCCGGACGATCTGCACGAAGCCGATGATGGCCGGCCGAAAGGTGCGCAGGTTCAGGCTGCTGGCCCCGTAGATGTTGATCCCCACGCACATGGAGAGATAGTCGGCGGGCAGGTCCCGGATCATGCGGGCGATCATCGGATCGAGATGGCACTGGCCGCCGAAGCCCAGACAGGTCAGGTTCAGCCCATGCCCGCGGGCCACGATGGCCGGCCAGGTCTGCGTGGGCGAGGCGGCCGCCCGGCACTGGGTGATGGAGCTGCCGTAGGTGATCCAGCGCGGCCGCTTATCCTCGAACGGGGCCACGCTTACCCCATCGCTGAGCTCCAGGGAGCGCAGGCGGAACTCGCCGAACTGGGGCAGCCATAACTCGATCACCTTCTCGCCGGCGGGCAGCCCATCGAACCGGAAGCGATCTCTGCCGTCCAGCTCGGCCGAGCCCAACAGCTCGCCATCGCAGCAGATGTCGATCCCGGCCATTTCCGGATAAGGGACGATCTCCCCGGCGACCAGCGTGGTATCGCTGCGGAAGGCGATCCGGACCCCAGCGGGCATGGCCGCCCGCTCCTGAAGGGCATCAGGGGGGAAGAGGGCGCGGTCCTGATGAGGGATGCGCCATGGCATCGCCCATTTTTCGGTGTGCTGTACGGAGACGGCGCCATACCACGTAAGGCGAGGATCATCGGGACGAAGCGTGTAGGACATCGATGTTTCTCTCTGCGTTTTTTGTAGGATGTGGTGATCTCCCTATCGGATGTCGGTGGGCCTGCGAGGGCCGTCTCGTAAGGGAGGGGCGATTCGTGAGTCTCCCCATTGGTATCAAGTTAAGCGATACAGAAGCGTGACCCCGCATCTCTGGGGTGGCTCGGAGGGGCTANNNNNNNNNNNNNNNNNNNNNNNNNNNNNNNNNNNNNNNNNNNNNNNNNNNNNNNNNNNNNNNNNNNNNNNNNNNNNNNACCGGCCAAAGCCCCAACCAGGCAGGTAAAAGGCGAGAAAAAGAGTTTTTCTGCGGAGGGGCTTCCCCTCCGCACCTCCCCTTTCAGGTGCGACCGCCCGTGGAGGGAAAAAGCGACAGGCGGGAGCCTCGCCCATGCTGTTCGGTTGATGCGAATAGGGCGATTCATGAGTCGCCTCTCCCACCACCTCATGAGCCGGACCGCTCGAACAGTTCCTGCGGCTCCGCCGCCTTCAGGATCGTCTGCCCGGCCAGGGTGAGCCCGGAGGCCCGCACGGCGGCGATGTGACGGATCGCCCCGGAGGCGTCGCGACGCGCCCAAAGCGCCTGGCCGTCGAAGGCGCCCCCCTCCCATCGAACCGACACGGGTTTCGTGGCCAGGATGAAGAGGTCCACCGCCTCGTCAGTCGTCACCTCCAGGGCAACGGGATGCCCCTCCTCCGCTTGCGCGACGACGAGCGCCACCCGCGGGAGCGAGGGTTGGCCCGCCGGCTGAGGCCACAGGACCACGGGCAACGCGGCCGGCAATGTCGTGTGCAAGGTGTACGTCACATCATGCGCAGGCTGCTTCCCGTACAACGCCGCCCAGCCTCGCACCGGGTCGAGCTGCCCCGTCTCAACGCGCACGCCGGGCCGCTCCGGGAAGGCGGGGATCAGCGCCACGTTGCCCAGCTCGGGCTCAGCGCTGCGCACGACGCCATCCCCCTCCTGGACGATGGCGCCCGGACGCACGCCGTCCCCCCGCTGAGCCTCGACGATGGGCGCCAGGTGGAAGATCTGCTCCACCGTGTGCTCCCCATCGCCCAGCACCCAGTCGGCCAGGACGATGTATTCCCCCTTGACGATGAACAGGGCGCGAGCATGCCAGATGGAGCGATCCAGCGAGGCCCGGTCCTCCTCAGAGGGCACATAGCCGATAGAGCGGGTAGCAAAGCCGTCCTTGTACCAGCCCAGCCCGAAGTCGCAACGCTCGCCCACGACCCAGACCGTGTCCGGATCGGGCCGCGGCTCCGGGCGACTCAGCAGGCGGCGGTTCTGCCCCTTGCCGTCCACCAAAATGGCGTTATGGCCGCGCGGGCCGCGCCAGTACGGTTCGAACTCATCCCGCTTGTACTGGTAGATGCTGGGATCGTGGATCAGCGGTCGACCGTGCGCGTAGAGGACGAAGTTCAGCTTATCCTCGTGCTGATGTCCCAGGCCGTAGTAGCCCGCGTCGAAGATCACGTAGAGCGCGCCCTCGTCCCAGCCACTGCGGGAGATGTAGTAGCCCGCGTGTGGATAGGCGATGGAGGTGACATCCGGCGGCTTCCCTTCGCCCCGTCGGCTGGCCAGATACCGAAAGTCATCCCGATGCGGGAACAGCTTGGCCGCCAGCGTGAGCGGCCCGACCACGGAGAGCAGCGCCGGGCTGCAGTCGTTCAGCAGCGGGACGTTCAGGTCCGGCTGGGCAATGCCGACGTACACGGCCATCGCCCGCTCGACCAGGTCGGCGAACTCCTCGAGGAGGTCACGATCTGTGAGGCGGGCCAGCTCGTAGAGGGAGGTCAGGCCGCGCACCGGGAACCAGTGATAGGTGGTGGAGCACTCCGCCTGGAAGCCGTCCGGCAGGAAGCACACCCGGTTGATCCACTCCAGCCGGCGCAGCGCGCAGTGCCAGAAGCGCTCGGACTCCCTGAACTCCGAGAACAGGAGCGCCGTCACGCCCAGGCCGGTGCTCTCCACCTGGAACCAGTTGTTGCCGAACAGCGCCTGGTGCGCCAGAAGGTAACGGCCATGCTCCAGGTAGGAGCGGGCCATATCGAACAGCATTTCCCCCTGAAAGCGCGGCTGATCCGCCACGGCCATCAAGATCATCGGCCAGACCTGACCGGAGCGGTTGCCCACCTCTAGAGTGCGCCACTGCAACAGCGGCTGCCAGCGGTCGGGCACGGGCGAGACCTCCTGCCAGGAGCGCAACAGGCGGATCAGATGCGTCAGATATCGTTCATCGCCCGTGCGACGGAATGCCATCGCGAGCACGTATGGGTGATAGTGATAATTCAGGGAGACATTGGACTCCAGGTCCCGGAAGAGGATAAGCGTCCAGTCCACGCCATCGGTGAACTGATGACGATGGTGCATGTGGGCGTGCAGCGTGAAGATGTCCCGGCAGATCTCATCCGCCTCCGTGAGGTCTACGTCCGTCTCCCGGCCGACGAAGTACTCATCCCGTAGGGAAGCCAGCCGGGCGACGTGCCGTATGTACGCCTCGCGAGCGGTCGCGTAGTCCCCCTTCTCTACCGCCTGACGCACCTTGGCCAGCTCCGGCCGCTCCAGATCGATCGCGTCCCAGAACTCCTCATCCGTCACGACACGCAGGCCGACCCACCGATCGTGGCGCAGAGATTCACCGGTGAGGTGGAAGTAGTATTCGGCCCAGGCGGGGATCAGCGGGAGCCCCGTCTGCCGGGCCCTCAGCGCCACCCACAGGATCACCTCGGTGGCCAGCGTCCCAAACGGCTCATCGCGCAGGCGAGGCACCCGATACATCCACTCCTCGCCGAAAAGGTCCCTGGCGGCCTGGATACCGGGCTGCTCCAGCGCGCTGCCGATGGGCTCCAGATGGCTGAGCAGCCGGGTCATGCCGACAAGCCGCCACTGCTCCGCCGCGGGGAAGCCGGTCAGGCAGAATCCGGCCAGGGTCAAAAAGATGCCATTGAGCGCCCGGGCGGTCAGGGAGCGGGTCACATTGAAGCAATAGAGAAATTCGGCGTGGTCATACAGAGCGCGCAGCAAAGCCCTGGCCCGATCATCGTCCAGATCAGGCAGTGCGTCGACCAGGGCCAGCAGCAAATGCAGGCCGCGAATCGCGGTCGGCCACAGGTCGCCGGGATCAGGCCTCAGCTCCGGGACGTAGGGCAGGGGATGCTCGGCCAGATCGCGCAACAGGCTCTCATGGTCGGGCAACGGCGCCTCCTCCCCCTCACTTAGCCGGGCGACCAGCGATGCCAGCCCGCTCAACGGGCCGGGCGGATCCGCCCGGAGCTGGGCCAGGGCAGCGGCCAGGGTCTTATCGGATGGCTCGAAATAGAGATCGCGATGCATAGCATTTCCTCGCTTTCTCCATCGCTTTGCACATCGTTGTGGTTCTGGCAAGAGCAGACGCTCAAAACTGTTGGCAAGCATAAAGAGCATAGCATAGGAGCGGATGGTTGTCCACGACGCCACGCGTGAATGACGGGATTGCCTCGCCCCGAGACGAGGAAACCTCGAGCGAGAAGTCATCGCGCCTACCAACCGAGGCCCCGAAACGCTCGACACCGGGACAAACTGTGTCCCCCCCCCAAAGACCAGTCGGCCCTGCGCACCACCCAACTCATGGTGATCACCCGCATCTCACCACGGGGTCGCAGAAAGCGCAGAGAGGGGGAAATACAGGTGAGGCCCTGCACCCTCGCTGCCTCCAAGGGCGTGTCTGAGGAATGCCTTTATTTCTGCTATGAAGAGGTCTGGAGGGGCGAAGCCTCTCCGGAAAAACCTTCTCCCGCCTTCGATCTGCCCAGCCTTGGCTTGGGTCCTGCGGAAAGGGCCGAGAAAGGGCGGTTCAAGTCATTGGTGCGGGCGTATCTGGGAAGCGATGAGCAAGACTAGACGCAATGCTGAGTTGGCGTTTGATGGCGTTCTGGGTTATACTGGTCTTAGACTGGTCTATTTGGAGGCAAAAGATGACGACGGTTGGAGCTTATGAGGCCAAAACGCATCTCTCCCAACTCCTGGAGCGGGTCGCCCGGGGAGAGCGAATCGTGATCACCAAGCACGGGGTGCCCATAGCGGCCCTGGAGCCCGTCACGCCTGCCCGTCAAGTCGAAGCCCGGAAGGTGGTGGAAGCCTTGAGGACGTTCCGCCGAGGGCGTCGCTTGGGTGGTCTTCGGCTACGCGATCTGGTTGAGGAGGGTCGACTGTGAGCGCCAGTAATGCCTTCGTGCTGGACGCCTCGGTTGCGCTGTCTTGGGGTTTTGAGGATGAGACGAACCCTTATACGGAGGCGGTCCTGGATGCGTTGGCTGAAGGAGAAGCCTTCGTACCCGCGATTTGGCCCTTGGAGGTCGGGAATGCGTTATTAGTGGCGGAACGCCGGGGACGACTGAGCCAGGCGGACACGGTGCAGTTCCTCTCCCTTCTCCAAGAGCTGCCCATCACTATAGAGCCGACAAGGCCGGAACGAATGTTCGGAGAGATCCTGGCCTTAGCCCGTGAGCAGAGACTCTCCACCTACGATGCATCTTACCTGGACTTGGCCATGCGTTTGGGGATTCCCCTGGCCACGCAAGACGAAGCCCTGCGCCAAGCTGCCACTCGCTGCGGAGTATCGGTGCATGGTGCACCAAGGCCGTCTGAGGGTTCGACCAAGTAATGGTTTGCCGTGAGGAAAGTGTTTTTCACAGCGGTGATCGAGTGGGATGGGAACTGGTGCGTAGCTCCGCGTCCGGAATTGGACATCTCGAACGTAGGAAGCGCACATCGCAGCACCACCGCTGCAGGGCCGGAGCGCATTGCCTCAAGCCCCATCCGGTTGGCAGCAAGCGGTAGGGGCCAGGTGCCCCGGCCCCTACCAGTCGATGTAACGCTCAATTTGATGCGAACAAGGCTGTCCCTATCGGGCGGGGAATTCACCTTCGTCTAGCCCGATGACCCGGCCGTCGGCCAGGGCCAGGCGGATGGCGGTGGCGTCGGTCTCGACGGGCGCGTCGAGCCCGGTCACCGGACATGCCTCGCCCGGCCGCACGGGGTATAGCAGCGTGACCAGCCGCACAGGGCCGGTCGACACCCACTCGTACACGGCCGTCGGCGTCGGCGCGTACTCTCCCTGCTGGTGATTCCCGATCGACTTCCACCCCTGCCACTCCGGCTTCTCCTGTCCGCTCACCACTCGCACGCTCAGGCCGGGCAGCGGCGCGGGGATGATCGCCAGGTTGGCCTGGTCCAGATCGGCGCTCCGCACGCTCAGTCCATGCGCCTCGGCCGCCTCCGTGTTCAGATGCCACAGCGCCTGATACCGATGCAGCTCTCCGTCCGCCGGCTCCAGCCGATCGACGACCAGGATACAAGGTCCCAGCCCGTCGAACCCTCGCCTCAGGAAGATGACCTTCCGTCGATGCGTCACCGTGCGATCCGCCTCGGGGCCATATCCCTCATCGTACGCGGCCTCGACAACTTCATAGCGATCCGTGCTACGCCAGAGGGCGCCGGCCGGCCGGGTGAGATCGAGATCCTCCCGCCGGAAGTGCAACCGGCGATTCTGATCCTGGCCGTCCACGCGAACGGTGTTGTGGGCGCGAGTGGAGAGCACATAGCGGCGCATCTCGGAGGTATCGTAGGCGTAGTTGCCGCCCTCGGTGAGCAGCAGCCGGCCATAGGCGTGCAGCAGCAGGTTCAGCTTGTCCTCGTGCTGATGGCCGTAACCGAAGGGGCCGCCGTCGAACAGCGCCCAGACCGCGTCCGGCTTCCAGCCGGTGCGCATGGCGTAGTAACCGGCGTATGGGAAGGCCACGGACGTCTCCTCCGGCGGTGAGCCCTCCCGGCCGCACGTGTAGGCCCAGCGGAAGTCATCTCGCTCGGGATAGAGGGCCGCCGCCCGCTCCATGAGCGGCGCTACCTCCAGCCAGCCGCCGTCGTTCACGTCGGGCAGACGGCCGTCGGGCATCATCATGCGCACGTTGGCCGCGTGCACACGCTCCAACCCGGAGCGGAAGGCGTCCGGCACCGGCTCGTCGTAAGCCTCGCACACGTCCCACAGCCACTGATAGTTGCGGATGACCACCTGATGGTAGCCGGTGGAGAGCTCGATCTGGAAGCCATCGGGATAAACCTGCCGATCCAGCTCCTCCACCAGCCGGCCGAAGGCATAAGCCTTCCAGGCAGGCGCGTCCCGGAACTGCGGGTAGAGGATGCCGATCTGGGCCAGGCCATTCATCTCCATGATGAGCCAGTTACCGCCCTCCCGGTGGAAGTTCCTCAGCCGCCAGCCGTGCTCCCACACGGACTTGTACCAATCCACCAGGTCATCATCGGTGAAGTGGGGCGAGCGATAGAAGCTATGTAGCGCCCACTGCCAAGGGCCGCCCATACGAATGCCGGCCTCGATGGTGCGCCAGCACCAGGTGGCGCCGCTGGGCGCGTCCTCGGGGACAATGGCCTGGCGCACCCAGCTACGGAACAGCCGAACGAAGCATTCGGCGTAGCGCTCGTCGCCGGT
The genomic region above belongs to Chloroflexota bacterium and contains:
- a CDS encoding AbrB/MazE/SpoVT family DNA-binding domain-containing protein; translation: MDTVKISPKFQIVIPNRIRKSLGLHPGQKIRVFLYDNRIELIPIRPVQEARGFLKGIDTSIERESDRL
- a CDS encoding type II toxin-antitoxin system VapC family toxin, translating into MSASNAFVLDASVALSWGFEDETNPYTEAVLDALAEGEAFVPAIWPLEVGNALLVAERRGRLSQADTVQFLSLLQELPITIEPTRPERMFGEILALAREQRLSTYDASYLDLAMRLGIPLATQDEALRQAATRCGVSVHGAPRPSEGSTK
- a CDS encoding Gfo/Idh/MocA family oxidoreductase, which encodes MEPVRLGVVGCGVIGRVHLQMATDSPLIDVVAVADLREQAAREAAERFGVGTVYTDADDLFADPQVEAVVLALPARDRTELALRAFAAGKHVLTEKPVAMNAGEVERMIRARGDLVAGCCSSRFRFLPSARAASDLIASGALGDLRVLHCRAVKAAGRPPEMTPPAWRLNRSLNGGGILTNWGCYDLDYLLGITGWSLRPRLVLAQTWTVPPQFESHVAPGSDAETHFAAFIRCEDGTVITLERGEYMAAQTEEAWRVVGTKGSLRLQMTPGQGKAVVHDDTTTEDGVVSRTIWEGDEDYAMTHAGPVQDFAAAIREGRQPETSLERALIVQKITDAIYASAERGVAVEIE
- a CDS encoding GDSL family lipase, whose product is MSYTLRPDDPRLTWYGAVSVQHTEKWAMPWRIPHQDRALFPPDALQERAAMPAGVRIAFRSDTTLVAGEIVPYPEMAGIDICCDGELLGSAELDGRDRFRFDGLPAGEKVIELWLPQFGEFRLRSLELSDGVSVAPFEDKRPRWITYGSSITQCRAAASPTQTWPAIVARGHGLNLTCLGFGGQCHLDPMIARMIRDLPADYLSMCVGINIYGASSLNLRTFRPAIIGFVQIVRERHPDVPFVVMSPIYSPPREDTPNAVDMTLRIMREEVEAAVETLRAHGDRHLHYVNGLEILGPGYEHLLPDELHPNAEGYRVMGRSFLQKVAARYFTGNGVA
- a CDS encoding sugar phosphate isomerase/epimerase, whose protein sequence is MKYAFMSFSCPQLSLDEMLTLAKRYGYDGIEPRISAGHAHGIELDADATRRREARQKAIDSGIEICCIATSCRYADPATAREQVDETLRCIDLAADVGAPRIRVFGGAIPEGVSREEAIDLLAESLRAVAGHARERGVVVCLETHDDWCDPDHVAEVMRRVNHPAVAVNWDVMHPVRQAGRTVDQAFQILRPWIRHVHVHDGSARLDRLELRPIGEGDIDIRRAMELLKAISYDGYLSGEWIDWEPYEVHLPRELATMRRYEDEIS
- a CDS encoding flavodoxin family protein, which encodes MGNVLVLYDSATGHTAKMAEHVARGARGVPGMEVRLKSVDEATPEDIRWCDGLAVGSPTNLGVLSWKMKRFWDEAAREIWGKVDGKIACAFSSSGGWGGGAELTCLSLLTVLMNFGFLVFGVTDYVAQQFTLHYGAVLAGEPRAEREIAACARLGERLAQWVAVYVDGRNELHPVLGRR
- a CDS encoding type II toxin-antitoxin system VapC family toxin; the encoded protein is MNVVDSSGWLEYFADGPNAEFFAPAIEKTSELIVPTLSLYEVFKKVLQQRGEGAALQAIAVMMEGEVVDLTAELALMAAKLSVERKLPMADSVMLATALAHDATLWTQDADFKDVENVRYIEKTR
- a CDS encoding type II toxin-antitoxin system prevent-host-death family antitoxin is translated as MTTVGAYEAKTHLSQLLERVARGERIVITKHGVPIAALEPVTPARQVEARKVVEALRTFRRGRRLGGLRLRDLVEEGRL
- a CDS encoding sulfatase; its protein translation is MSRPNILYIHSHDTGRYVQPYGHAVPTPNIQRLAEEGVLFRQAFCAAPTCSPSRAALLTGQSAHSSGMIGLAHRGFSLHDYHQHIVHTLRGAGYTSTLIGVQHVAQDASVIGYDRIVPVESNRAEHVAPAAAAFLKSRPSQPFFLSVGFIETHREFHEPGPQEDPRFCLPPHPLPDTPETRRDMAAFKASARVLDWGIGTVLDALEESGLAEDTLVICTTDHGIAFPGMKCNLTDHGIGVMLIMRGPGGFTGGRVIDAMVSHIDIFPTICDLLEIERPPWLQGESLLPLIRGEADEIHEEIFAEVTYHAAYEPQRAVRTRRWKYIRRFDGRDRPVLPNCDDGPSKDVWLQHGWRDRPVATEQLYDLVFDPNETRNLVDDPALAGVLEEMRGRLERWMRATDDPLLRGPVPAPPGARVNDPDGLSPREPARTVGSSG